TCAGAAATATTCATGGAAAGCCTCTCCTATTTCATTTGCCTCCACACACAGATGGCCATGTTCACCTCCAAGGGTGATTCTGTGTCTAACTTAACTTTTCCTATGAATATACCAAGAGAATCTCTTGGATTTTGCTCACTTTGCCTTCTGAATCATGATATCCTCCTTTTACCCTCCTAACTTTTATTAGAGATCCTATCTTCTCTCTTACTTGTTTCATGTTGCCAGAGGCTTTCTCCAATTTCTACTTCTGAAATATTCCTTAtccttcattttctttcagtCTGAATTCATAACATCTCTCACTATGCCCCTCTGCCAGACTTTACCATCCTTGTGTTTCCTCCTCATAGAAACAGTTCTGTCTGAATTCTGACCCGATTGCTTTTAAACATCATTTACATGTTCAATGTAGACAGTTGCAATTAACTGTACCCCAAATGACCATATTACCACCGGGTCCAGTCTTGTCCCTATTTACTGTTCCGAAAATGAAACTTCTATCAATggccaggctcatttcccaatacaaTGTTTTCTAtgacatttatagcgagaggattcgagtacaggagcagggaggtactactgcagttgtacaaggccttggtgagaccaaacctggagtattgtgtgcagttttggtcccctaatctgaggaaagacatccttgctatagagggagtacaaagaaggttcaccagattgattcctgggatggcaggactttcatatgaagaaagactggatgaactgggcttgtactcgttggaatttagaagattgaggggggatctgattgaaacgtataagatcctaaagggattggacaggctagatgcaggaagattgttcccgatgttggggaagtccagaacgaggggccacagtttgaggatagaggggaagccttttaggaccgagattaggaaaaacttcttcacacagagagtggtgaatctgtggaattctctgccacaggaaacagttgaggccagttcattggctatatttaagagggagttagatatggcccttgtggctatgggggtcagggggtatggagggaaggctggggcggggttctgagttggatgatcagccatgatcataataaatggcggtgcaggctcgaagggccgaatggcctgctcctgcacctattttctatgtttctatggctcCCTTCCCGGGTTAGACTATCCACTTAAATGTTAAGTAACATCCCAGTATTCTTCTAACATATTCGGTGATATCTAAGCCCCTGACTCTaagggagtcccagtcaacattGGGGAAATTAGTCACCCACTGCAACTACCCTGTTGCTTTTACATCTTTCATTACCTGCTACATTTCTGTTCCTTTATCTCCTGCTGGCATTTGGGAGGCCTGTGGTATAACCCCATCAGTGAATGCACCTCTCTTATCCTGAGCTCCATCCACATTGTCCCACTGGATGAACCCTCCAGTGTGTCCTCTCTTAGTCCCTCACCCACAATTCGATATAAAGTCTGATCTGCCATCAGCCTTCCTTGTATGTCAATCCCACTTCCCTGATTTTACAAAACatttatcttccttctctttgaaTCTTTTCAGTTATCCAGCCTCCCCATTCATCTCAGTTGGGGAATTCCAGTGTTTGTTATACAGTGTTTTTTTAATCATTTGTGGCCTtgtagaacagtgcaggcatgtACTCTGGTTTCCTGTAGTCCACAGTTTTGAGTGCCACAGTCCCACACAGTCATCAGATTATGTAAAAGGAGAGGGAGTTTGATGAAGTGAACCTGGGCAGTTGGCACATTTTGCATGTCACAGCTCCCGAGGAAATGTTTGATTGCCCATAATTCGGAACGTGGCAagatccaataaaaagaagttagactTAACCAGAGCGGTCATTGTATGAGTGGGCCAGAATTGGAGTGGGGAGTTCAGGTTTCGTCCCTTCTGAGAGATGTAGGCCACAGGTAGATATATTTTGATTTAAtctttatttcttttgtattacaCATTTAGAGCAGAGGGGATGCCAGACAAGATACTTGTCTTGATGGAAGGAGACAGAGGGTAGTCATGGCAGCTTGTTATTCAGGTTGGAGGCCTCTGAccagtgacagtcacagggatcggtgctggtacTGTCAATTGTCATCTACATTAACAATTTTCTGACATTGTAGTGAcagtgagtttgcagatgacagcaatGTTGGTGGTAGTGTGGACTGTGAAGATTGTGTGAGAGTACAATAGGATGGAGATTAACTGGGGAAGTCAGCCAAAAAATGGCAGAAGGATATTGATGTGGACAAGTTTCAGGTGTTGCATTATGAGAAGTTCAACCAGGGAAGGATCTGCACAGTAAATTCTTGTCCCTTGGAGAGTATTACAGAAGAgggccatgaaatacagaaacatCATTCACTGAAAGAGACAACACAGATAGTCAGGATGGTGAAGGTGGTGTTTGGCCTATTTGTCTTCATTGATCAGGGAACTGAGTAGAGAATTTGGGATGCCGTATGACAGCTGTAAAAGTCAAAGTGAGACCAGACTGTattttgcacagttctggtcatccagtTGCAGGAAAGATGTCATGAAGCTGGCAAGTGTGGAGGGAAGTTTGATGAGAATGTTACTGACACTGGAGGACTTTAATTATCAGCAGAAGCTGGACAGACTgggactctctttctctctcctgagaGAGTAAGGAGCTGTCTGGTGACCGTCCAGAGGTTTACAAAATCAGTAGGTGGGCACTCTTTTTGTAGGGTAGGGAAGCCTAAATTTACAGGGTAATGGTTTAAGATGAAGGGGAAACATTTAAAAGCTACCTTATGGGTGGGGGATGTTGCATCTTTGAATAAGGAGACCAACACTTCACTGATAAGAGGGGTTTTGATGAGGTCTTGTAAGTATAGGTTTTAAATAAAATGATGAATGATGATTTTGATGGGATTAATCTGCCGGCCTCCCAATCGGCTCAGATATTGTGCAGCAGACATATTAGTAAATCACACAGAGGGGTAATGGGAACAAGTTTACAGCAGTTGGGCATTTCAACTTTCCCAGATTACCTTGTATGAAAAGTTTCAGTCTCCAGGAGAAATTTGCAGAAACAGTATttaaaagggaggatgaggcaaccatcactaacaacagaagacaaaggcagcataaaagaacATGAGAGGGCAAAGAATATCACCAAAATTAATGGGAAGCTAAAGGAATGGGAAACTTAAAAAAACAGAACAACTATAATAACAATATGCAGAAgtcagatgaattatgaaagtaaCTGGCCAATAATAGAAACAAGATACAAAAAAgatttattttcagatatatgaagagtaaaagaggcaaGAATGGACAAGGTTTTAGGTTTCCTGTTCTCATCTTCAGACTCACACCCCTCCCTGATCCTCTTTTTACACGATTTAGTTTATTCTGTATTTcttattttaacttttttttttaagaaattgctctgtactgctgtagcaaaacaacaaagttaatgacaTATGTCCATGATAATGAACATGATTTTGAATTTGATACTAATCACCTTCACTGATCAATGCCAGTGCACAAAAGTTTTATTAATGAGTTGGAGTAACTTCCCTCAACTTTACTTAGAAGGATGTCGCGGATTACAGGGTGCTCATGATCACTTAGGGAAGAGGGTCAAGTGTGGCAAATGCATTtgaatacagataagtgtgaggcggtgcatattggaaagtcaaaccagtgtagAACTTACACTATGAAAGATCGGTCATTGGGGACTGGAATGGGCCGGAGAGATTTAGGGGTAAAGTGAACACAGTtcattgaaagttgtgtcacttgcagacagggtggtgaagaacggGGTTTAacatgctggtcttcattagtcaggggatagaGTATATCAGTTGTGACATTATGTCACAGTTGTGTAAATGACTGGAGGACACACTTGCCGATTTGTATACAGCTCTTGTCACCATTATAGGAAACGTGGTTAAACTGGGGAGTGTGTGGAAAAGATTTCCAAGGTATATTTCCCGGACCCGAGGTTCTCAGTTACATAGTCAGTTTGGCCAGACAATGTCCTTTgtcctttattccttggaatcagaatcagatttatcaccgTGTTATATGACGAGGAACCTGTCGTTTTGTTCTGACAGCAGTACAGGCCTCTGAAGGTGCAGATGTGAACATTGTGCCAGCATAACGCCAAGAGATTCTGGGAATGGCGAACAACGcggccaaaatgctggaggaacccagcaagtcaggcagcatctcccaccagagtcctgatgaagggactcggcccgaaatgtcgactgttcattctcagcattgatgctgcctgacttgctgattcagAGAGAGTGTTTTAAAGCGGCGGGCGGATTAGACGAGTATCACTGTGTTTGTGGGTCCGAACACATCGCCGGATTTCCCAGCGCCTCCTGTACAAAATGAAAAGATTTCTCTGTTATGGGATCGCCTCACTCCCCAGCTCAGTCCCGAAGCGGGAATTAACCGCAAAGTTTTAGTTAGTTTCAAAATTTCAGCCGAAAAGCAGAGAACAGgtcaacaaaatggagagagaTCGCGGGCAGTGCAGTAATCAAACGGGTTAAAATAGAAAGTGCTGCCTTTAATCCCGATTAAACTCTCTTTCCGGCGAACTTTGCGGCCTCAGTGACGGACAAGGACCAGTCTGAGTCTCTGGAGTGTCCGATTTTAATTGGAATCGGAGAGTTtttgaggagagagaaacacagaaaaatgaAGTCTCCGGGAGCTGACAGCAGGATGTCTCCGCCCCGTCCGCTCGCTGTCTTTAAATTGCTCTGGGCCGCCGCCTTTCGCTTCAGTTCTCATTCAGTCTGATTGTGAGAAGCATTTTCCAGAGTCGCCGACATGACCGAGACAGCACCCGCCGAAACGGCTCCTCCAGCCGCACCCGCCGCCGCAAAGAAGACTCCCAAGAAGAAGGCGGCCGGCCGGAGCAAACCAGCCGGTCCCAAACTGGGCGAACAAATCGATAATATTGTGGCGGATTGTCGCGATAGGAAGGGGATGTCCGCTGTGGCCATCATGAAGGCTCTGACCAGCAGCGGTGTCGATGTGGGGAAACGTCGCGCCCAGATCAGGATGTGCATCAAGAAGAGAGTGGAAAGCGGCTCCTTGGTTCAGACCAAGGGCgcgggtctttcgggatcctttaAATCCGGTCAAGGAAAAAGTGCTGTGAAAGCGGTGAAGAAAGCGAACAAGCCATCGGTAAAGAAATCTGCCATCAAGAAATCTCCCAGCAAGAAGTCTGGCGCCAAGAACCCAGCGGCTAAGAAAGCGGTAGCTAAGAAACCAGCGGCTAAAAAAGCGGCAGCTAAGAAACCAGCGGCTAAAAAAGCGGCAGCTAAGAAACCAGCGGCTAAAAAAGCGGC
The sequence above is a segment of the Mobula birostris isolate sMobBir1 chromosome 28, sMobBir1.hap1, whole genome shotgun sequence genome. Coding sequences within it:
- the LOC140188898 gene encoding histone H1-like gives rise to the protein MTETAPAETAPPAAPAAAKKTPKKKAAGRSKPAGPKLGEQIDNIVADCRDRKGMSAVAIMKALTSSGVDVGKRRAQIRMCIKKRVESGSLVQTKGAGLSGSFKSGQGKSAVKAVKKANKPSVKKSAIKKSPSKKSGAKNPAAKKAVAKKPAAKKAAAKKPAAKKAAAKKPAAKKAAAKKPAAKKTAAKKPAASKPKSPKKLAAPKKKAAKKTAVKK